A window of the Callospermophilus lateralis isolate mCalLat2 chromosome 7, mCalLat2.hap1, whole genome shotgun sequence genome harbors these coding sequences:
- the LOC143404541 gene encoding chymotrypsin-C-like, translating to MLGVTVLATLLACASSCGVPSFPPNLSARVVGGDNAVPHSWPWQISLQYLKDDTWRHTCGGTLISSNFVLTAAHCISNTLTYRVALGKNDLTVDEEGSLFVGVDTIYVHEKWNSFLVRNDIALIKLAEPVELSDTIQVACLPQKDSVLPQDYPCFVTGWGRLWTNGPIADELQQGLQPVVDYATCSRGDWWSYMVTKSMVCAGGDGVISSCNGDSGGPLNCQAENGAWEVHGIVSFGSGQGCNTLKKPTVYTRVSAYIDWINQVGPAPPTPSLIGPGAWPRPLPRPSLSLEKR from the exons ATGCTGGGTGTCACTGTTCTCGCTACACTCCTGGCCTGCG CCTCCAGCTGCGGTGTCCCCAGCTTTCCCCCCAACCTCTCAGCCAGGGTGGTGGGAGGGGACAATGCCGTTCCCCACAGCTGGCCCTGGCAG ATCTCTCTCCAGTACCTCAAGGATGACACTTGGAGACACACCTGCGGTGGCACCTTGATCTCCAGCAACTTTGTCCTCACGGCTGCCCACTGCATCAG CAACACCCTGACCTACCGCGTGGCCCTGGGGAAGAACGACCTGACAGTGGACGAGGAGGGCTCCCTGTTCGTGGGCGTGGACACCATCTATGTCCACGAGAAGTGGAACTCCTTTCTGGTGCG CAATGACATTGCCCTCATCAAGCTCGCAGAGCCTGTGGAGCTGAGTGACACCATCCAGGTGGCCTGCCTGCCACAGAAGGACTCCGTGCTGCCTCAGGACTACCCCTGCTTTGTCACTGGCTGGGGTCGCCTCTGGA ccaATGGCCCCATCGCTGATGAGCTACAGCAGGGCCTGCAGCCCGTGGTGGACTATGCCACGTGCTCCAGAGGGGACTGGTGGAGCTACATGGTGACGAAATCCATGGTGTGCGCCGGGGGCGACGGCGTCATCTCCTCCTGCAAC GGGGACTCGGGCGGCCCGCTGAACTGCCAGGCGGAGAACGGTGCCTGGGAGGTGCATGGCATCGTCAGCTTCGGCTCCGGACAGGGCTGCAACACCCTTAAGAAGCCCACGGTCTACACCCGCGTGTCTGCCTACATCGACTGGATCAACCAGGtgggccccgccccgcccacgcCCTCGCTCATTGGCCCCGGGGCTTGGCCACGCCCACTCCCGCGCCCCTCCCTCTCTTTGGAGAAGCGCTGA